A segment of the Patescibacteria group bacterium genome:
TCTTCAATGCCGGGAATGCGTGTTCCAAGCTGATATGAGGCATAGAGTATTCCACCAGCCCAGATAACACCACCAATAATATTGTAACTAATAAACGTTTTGTAATTCATCTTTCCTACCCCAGCCATAATAGGAGCAAACGTTCGGACAATAGGTATAAATCGAGCAACTATAATGGTTCTTTTTCCATATTTTTCAAAATATTCTTGAGTTTTTTCCACGTATTCTTTTTTGAAGAAAAATGAATCTTTTTTACTAAACAATCGAGGTCCAAAGCGGTATCCAATGTAGTATCCAAAGCTATCACCTAATATTGCAGCAGAAACACAAAGGATAATTAGTACATTAATATTGAATACTCCCTTAGAAGCCAAAAGGCCTAATGTAAACAAAAGTGAGTCTCCAGGAAGAAAAAAGCCAAAAAGGAAGCCTGATTCGGCAAAAATAGTAAGGAATATGCCAATATATCCTAGGCTAATAATAAAGTCTGAAAGTCCATGTAATTGTTCAATAATATTCATGTGTTTAGTATATAACGGATGAGGTAGCTCTAACTTACCATATTATTTGTTTTTTTCTAATACCTTGCTAGTATTGCCTCATAATAATAATTAATGCTAATAGTTTCACTTTAATTCAGAATATGAAAAAGATTATTGCCGGAATCATTGTTTTCAGTTTTATATCAGTTAGCTTATTCGGTAATAATGCTCAAGCAGCCACAAAAACTACTGACTTACAAAAAAAGACTCCTCAAGTTGAAAGCAGTAGTGATCCTGAAGTACAGAGAGCCCCCACCCAAGAACTACGTGCTCAAGCCCGCTCAATCAATATTCAAGCACTACTTGCTCCTCAAGCAATAACAACAACATCTCTCGGTCCCAATCTTATAGCTAATCCTGGATTCGAAAATGGAAGTCCATCACTTCCTACAAGCTGGCAAAAAAACCGTTGGTCAAACAACCTTGGTGCTTTCATGTATCCGGTTACTGGAATTGATGGATCAAAAGCCGCAAGTGTTTCAATTACTAGCTATACCGCAGGTGATGCAAAGTGGTTTTTTGCTGATGTGCCTGTTACTGCTGGTAAAACATATGAATTTTCAAATTACTCTCAAGCGTCAATCAGTAGCATCCTAACAATAAGATACAAGATGACTGATGGTTCATACACATACAAATATTTGAGCGCAGTTCCAGCACAATCTACATTCACTCAAAATAAATACACGATAATTGTTCCAACAAATGCAGTGGCAATGACAGTATTTCATCTTATAGATAAAGTAGGAATATTAAGTGTAGACGATTATGAATTGCGAGAAGTAATTACAACAACAATTCCAGATCCCACTCCTACCCCATCTGAGAATCTTGTTCCCAATGGGAATCTAGAATCCCAGGCAACCAATGGTAATCCTACAGGCTGGAGTAAAAATCGTTGGGGAAATAATACAGGTTCGTTTACCTATCCACTATCAGGAGTAAGTGGATCAAAGGCAGCTCGAGTAACAACAACAAGTTATACAACGGGAGATGCAAAGTGGTATTTTGAACCAGTAGCAGTATCTGCTGGAACATATGAATATACCGATACCTACAGTTCAACTGTTCCTACAGAACTTACTGCACAATTCATTCACAAAGATGGAAGTATTACATACAAATGGCTTGGTACAGCTCCGGTTACCACAGAATTCACCACGATAAAAAAATCTATAACAGTTACTGACAGTGTTGCAAAAGTCACTGTATTACATGTACTACCTGCAGTTGGTTTCCTGACGATAGATAATGTGAGTTTAGTAAAAGGATCAACTCCTACCCCACCGCCAACACTATTTAGTAATGGTGCTGTTAGCCTCACTTTTGATGATGGTTGGTTATCTCAATATCAAAACTCAGTTCCAAAAATGAACAGTGTAAACATGAAAGGTACTTTCTATGTAACAAGTCGCCAGCTTTCAGATTTTGGATTTACGGGATTCTTTAGCAAAGATACTATCAAGACTATTTATGCTGATGGACATGAAATTGGATCTCATACGCAGACCCATCCTCACCTCACTACGTTAAGTCAAACTCAACAGACAACCGAAATCCAAGGATCACGACAAGATCTTCTAGATCTAAATGTGGGACCAATTACTACTTTCGCCTACCCTTTTGGAGAATATAATGAGATCTCAATTCAAGCAGTAAAAAATAGTGGGTACTCATCAGCACGATCTACAATTGATGGCTATGCAACCGTAGGGACAGATAAATATCAGCTCCCCCGACAATCAGTAGAAGTAGATACATCAATAGAACAAATTCGGCAGTGGATCGATACAGCTATTGCAAATAAGCAGTGGCTCATCCTTGCATTCCATAGAATAGATCAGAGCAATGATCAATATGCAGTAACACCAGCAAATTTTAATTTAATCATTGATTATCTTGCACAAAAGAATGCACGAGTTATCACAGTAGACCAAGGAATTAAAGCTCTACAATAGAGTAATCATCAAATTCAACATCCATAAAATCTGTACGAATGCCGGCATACCCGGCATTTGTTAATGGTGAGGGACCATACGACTCAGCTTTATCTTTTGTTTCAAGGACTAGACGCCAAACTCCGGTCTTACCTTCATCAACATAGAGACGAATAGTGACAGATGCATCTTGATTAGTAATCACCTCACTTTTAACTCCTATCCATGTAGCAACTGGCAAAAGATTTGGTTCTGAATCTCGATCATATTTTTGATTCTTTGTACCAAATATTTTCTTCATTGCCATCGTATAGTATGCGCCTTTAATTTTTTTCTTAATGACTGCAGCTCCATCAACTCGAATTCCTGTATAGTACAAATCATCACCTGTTTGATATCGGTTAAACAACAAGACTCCATTCGATGCATTTCGATTAGGGCTCTCACTTAGAATTAAAGAATTAATTTTAA
Coding sequences within it:
- a CDS encoding VTT domain-containing protein, with the protein product MNIIEQLHGLSDFIISLGYIGIFLTIFAESGFLFGFFLPGDSLLFTLGLLASKGVFNINVLIILCVSAAILGDSFGYYIGYRFGPRLFSKKDSFFFKKEYVEKTQEYFEKYGKRTIIVARFIPIVRTFAPIMAGVGKMNYKTFISYNIIGGVIWAGGILYASYQLGTRIPGIEDYLTYIIIGIILVSVLPVVYEFLLKPKKSAVQKVQD
- a CDS encoding polysaccharide deacetylase family protein, which codes for MKKIIAGIIVFSFISVSLFGNNAQAATKTTDLQKKTPQVESSSDPEVQRAPTQELRAQARSINIQALLAPQAITTTSLGPNLIANPGFENGSPSLPTSWQKNRWSNNLGAFMYPVTGIDGSKAASVSITSYTAGDAKWFFADVPVTAGKTYEFSNYSQASISSILTIRYKMTDGSYTYKYLSAVPAQSTFTQNKYTIIVPTNAVAMTVFHLIDKVGILSVDDYELREVITTTIPDPTPTPSENLVPNGNLESQATNGNPTGWSKNRWGNNTGSFTYPLSGVSGSKAARVTTTSYTTGDAKWYFEPVAVSAGTYEYTDTYSSTVPTELTAQFIHKDGSITYKWLGTAPVTTEFTTIKKSITVTDSVAKVTVLHVLPAVGFLTIDNVSLVKGSTPTPPPTLFSNGAVSLTFDDGWLSQYQNSVPKMNSVNMKGTFYVTSRQLSDFGFTGFFSKDTIKTIYADGHEIGSHTQTHPHLTTLSQTQQTTEIQGSRQDLLDLNVGPITTFAYPFGEYNEISIQAVKNSGYSSARSTIDGYATVGTDKYQLPRQSVEVDTSIEQIRQWIDTAIANKQWLILAFHRIDQSNDQYAVTPANFNLIIDYLAQKNARVITVDQGIKALQ